Part of the Roseobacter litoralis Och 149 genome, CCTGACGCTGGGTATATCGGATCAGGACATTGCCGATTATGTGGACGGATTCGCGGGCTTGCGCATGGGCGCGCAGGGCCTTGAGGGCGACGCGCCCGACATCATCAGTCGCGCGACTGTGTCCACGGGGGTGATTCGCGATTCAATTCTGCACACCGCGCGGTTGCTGGCCCATTCGGATCGCGGAGGCATTGACCGTGTGTCTTTTGAACCTGCGAACTGGGCCAGTTTGACCCAGATGGGCGCTTTCGCCACCCAAAGCGTGAGCCTGCGCGATGCGCGCGCCGCCTTGCCCGATGCAAATCCGCCGATCCCCGACAAGGACGGCATATTCCTTGAGACGTGGATCAGCGTGCTGGACCCGGCCACGATCGGGCAGAACCTGTTGGGCGCGCAGGGGTTTCGCCGCGCCATTGCCGCTCTGCCCGCAGATCATGACGCCCTGCTGATCGCCAGCCGGGGTCTGCACTCGCACCGCGGCACCGCGTGGCGCAGGTCCGGGGTTTTCGACCGGGTCATGCTCGAACAGGACGGGCGGCAATTCACGCCGCTGTCATCAGGTTACCAGCGCCTGAACCAGTTCGAACCGGACGACGCGCCAGAGGTGAAAGAGGCCAGCCTCTTTGCCATTCCACGTGACCAGATCAACCTCGCCGAACCTTTCACCGTGACCATTTCGGCCACCCGTGGCGATGTGGTTTTCCCCATCTCGGTGCCGTTTGAGCTGGGTGCAGCCTTCGTGACTCCCGCCGCCGCCATGCCAGTCCCACCGCCTGCATGGCAAGCGGCATGGCAGCAAAAGCAAGGGCCCCTGATCGGGCTTGCGGTGATGCTTGGCACGCTCTTTACGATCCTGTTTTTCCAAGACGCCTTTGTGAAACGCCCGCGCCTCTGGTTGTGGACGCGGATGGGTTTTCTGTCTGTCACATTCGTATGGCTGGGGCTGGTCCTCGGCGCGCAGCTGTCCGTGGTGCAGGTGGTCGCCTTTGTCCATTCGCTGCTGAACGGGTTCAAGTGGGAAGTCTTCCTGATCGAACCGCTGATCTTTGTGCTCTGGGGGTTCACGGCCCTTGGTTTGCTGTTCTGGGGCCGGGGTGTTTTTTGTGGCTGGCTGTGCCCATTTGGAGCGCTGCAGGAGTTGTCAAACCAAGCCGCGCGCCGTCTCGGCATCAAACAGATCGCCGTGCCGCATGCTGTGCATGAACGGCTGTGGATCATCAAATACACGCTGTTTCTGGCGATCCTCGGCCTGTCGTTTTATTCGATGAAAGACGCGTTGATCCTCGCCGAGGCGGAGCCGTTCAAGACCGCGATTTCCCTTCGGTTCGTGCGCAGCTGGCCCTTCCTGCTGTTTGTCGGTGCGATCCTGTTCGTGGGGCTTTTCGTTGAGAGGGCCTATTGCCGCTACCTCTGCCCGCTGGGGGCTGCGCTTGCGATCCCGGCCAAGCTGAAAATCTTTGACTGGCTGCGCCGGCGTCCCCAATGCGGACGCGAATGTCGCCTGTGTGAACAACAATGCACCGTGGGCGCCATCGACCCGCTCGGGCGCATCAATCCAAACGAATGCATCCTCTGTCTTCGCTGTCAGATGATCTTTCACGAGCCGCACACCTGTACGGTTCTCAAACGTCGCAATCGCGCGGCATAATCCTGATCTGAAAGGACAAATACATGTTCCAGAAACTCACAATCGGCCTGCTGGCCCTGACCCTCGCGGCCCCTGCGTTCGCCTCGGGTGATCCAGCCAGCGGCGAAAAAGTCTTTCGCAAATGCAAAGCCTGTCACGCCGTGGGCGAAGACGCCAAAAACAAGGTGGGCCCCACGCTGAACGGCATCATTGGGGCCGCTGCGGGGGCTAATCCTGATTTCAAATATTCGGATGCGCTGATGACGATGGCCGGTGACGGTCTGGTGTGGACCGAAGAGGAAATGGCGGCTTTCCTCAAAAAACCCAAGGAATACATGCCCAAGACCAAGATGAGCTTTGCGGGTCTGCGGAAAGACGACGATATCGCGGACGTCATCGCCTATCTCGCGACCTTCAACTGAGCCCAGCTTGACTTTTGTTAAGGCGGCAACGCGCCGCCTTAACCATCGTGTTTTCATAGGCCTGCTATCAAAAGGAGCAAAGGATGCGTGACGTTCTCACGACTTCCATGGCCCGTAACATATTCTATGGCGGGTCATTATTTTTCATACTCATCTTTGTCGGACTTTCGGTCCATTCACACAGATATATCGTGACCACCTCGACGGATGCAGCCACGCTGACCGAAGGGGTCGAGCACGGCAAAAACCTGTGGGAAATCCACGGCTGTGTGAACTGTCACACCATCCTTGGCGAAGGGGCGTACTTTGCGCCTGAGCTGGGCAACGTGATGACACGCTGGGGCGTCGAAGATGACCCCGAGGCCGCGTTCGAGACCCTCAAGGGGTGGATGGACGCCATGCCCACCGGCATCGAGGGGCGCCGTCAGATGCCAAACTTTGGCCTGAACGACGAAGAGTACCGCGCGTTGAGCGACTTCCTGCTGTGGACCAACACGATCCGCAATCAGGACTGGCCACCGAACGACGCTGGATAAGGAAACACCATGAAGTACCAATCTCAATCCATTGCCCTTGTCTACTTTGCCGTAGCGCTCGGGCTGTTTGCCATTCAGGTTTCGGGGGGTCTGCTGCTGGGCTGGATCTATGTCAGCCCCAACTTCCTGTCCGAAATCCTGCCCTTCAACATCGTGCGCATGCTGCACACAAACTCCCTGATCGTCTGGCTGCTGCTGGGTTTCATGGGGGCGGCATACTTTGTCATCCCCGAGGAGTCAGAGCGTGAAATACACTCGCCCCTGCTGGCCTACATCCAGCTGGCGATCATGGTGCTGGGCACGCTCGGCGTTGTTGTGACCTATCTGTTCAACCTCTTTGAGGGCAACTGGCTGTTGGGAAAAGAGGGACGCGAGTTCCTTGAACAACCCGTCTGGGTCAAAATGGGCATCGTCGTGGCCGCGCTGATCTTCATGTACAACATCACCATGACCGTGTTGCAGGGCCGCAAGACCGCAATCACCAACGTGCTGCTGCTGGGTCTGTGGGGGCTGACGCTGCTGTTCCTCTTTGCTTTCTACAACCCGTCGAACCTCGCGCTGGACAAGATGTACTGGTGGTACGTCGTTCACCTGTGGGTCGAGGGCACGTGGGAGTTGATCATGGCCTCCGTACTGGCATTCCTGATGCTCAAACTGACAGGTGTTGACCGTGAGATCATCGAAAAA contains:
- a CDS encoding NosR/NirI family protein codes for the protein MARPLMFAIFALFLSVCSAWGETAPDAEMARALVGADTAQVLVQRQEAPLPLWQVLDAGDRRVMGHIASTWEVLKSTGYSGKPLDILVAVDGAGAITGARLIEHAEPILTLGISDQDIADYVDGFAGLRMGAQGLEGDAPDIISRATVSTGVIRDSILHTARLLAHSDRGGIDRVSFEPANWASLTQMGAFATQSVSLRDARAALPDANPPIPDKDGIFLETWISVLDPATIGQNLLGAQGFRRAIAALPADHDALLIASRGLHSHRGTAWRRSGVFDRVMLEQDGRQFTPLSSGYQRLNQFEPDDAPEVKEASLFAIPRDQINLAEPFTVTISATRGDVVFPISVPFELGAAFVTPAAAMPVPPPAWQAAWQQKQGPLIGLAVMLGTLFTILFFQDAFVKRPRLWLWTRMGFLSVTFVWLGLVLGAQLSVVQVVAFVHSLLNGFKWEVFLIEPLIFVLWGFTALGLLFWGRGVFCGWLCPFGALQELSNQAARRLGIKQIAVPHAVHERLWIIKYTLFLAILGLSFYSMKDALILAEAEPFKTAISLRFVRSWPFLLFVGAILFVGLFVERAYCRYLCPLGAALAIPAKLKIFDWLRRRPQCGRECRLCEQQCTVGAIDPLGRINPNECILCLRCQMIFHEPHTCTVLKRRNRAA
- a CDS encoding c-type cytochrome, with amino-acid sequence MFQKLTIGLLALTLAAPAFASGDPASGEKVFRKCKACHAVGEDAKNKVGPTLNGIIGAAAGANPDFKYSDALMTMAGDGLVWTEEEMAAFLKKPKEYMPKTKMSFAGLRKDDDIADVIAYLATFN
- a CDS encoding c-type cytochrome, whose product is MRDVLTTSMARNIFYGGSLFFILIFVGLSVHSHRYIVTTSTDAATLTEGVEHGKNLWEIHGCVNCHTILGEGAYFAPELGNVMTRWGVEDDPEAAFETLKGWMDAMPTGIEGRRQMPNFGLNDEEYRALSDFLLWTNTIRNQDWPPNDAG